The genomic window TTACTTTATTAAGCGATCGGAGCGGGAGGTTACTTTTTGTTTTTGCCCAAATGCCAATCTTCATATTGAAAAGCGATTGCCTAAAATAGAAATGTTTCTTCACAACGATTTCAACCTCACTCTAGGCACAGACAGCCTTGCTTCGAATGATAATTTATGCATCCTTTCGGAACTAAAGACCCTTCATGCGGCTTTTCCATCTCTCGAACTTACAGAAACTATCAAGTGGGCCACAATAAACGGTGCAAGATTCCTTGAGGTTGACGAAAACTTAGGGAGCCTGGAAAAAGGGAAAAAACCCGGACTAAACCTGATAACTAAAATGAATGGGTTGTCGCTGACTCCGGAATCAGAAGTAACGAAATTGGTTTAGGGAACTAGAGTTAAAAGTGAAGAGTGGAGAGTTGAAAGTTATATATGTGTACGTTAAGCTGGGGGTTGTTATATAAAGCTAATTACTGAAGTGTAATTGCCAAAAGCCAACTGCTCAACTGCCAAACCCAAAGCCAACAGCTGAGATATCACTATTTTAGTTAATTTTGCAATTATATTACCTGCAAGGTCTGCGGTCAATTCTTATAGTTTTACAACCATTAAAGAAGAAGTGTAGTAAAGTGAAGCATTTGAATATTACTATAAGCGGGAAAGTGCAAGGCGTTTCGTTCAGGGCTGCAACAAAAGCTATTGCGGATCAGCTTTCGATAAAAGGATTGATTATCAATCAACCGGACGGCACAGTTTATATAGAAGCTGAAGGTGATTCCTTTTCATTAAATTACATGATCGAATGGTGTAACGAAGGTCCCGATAAAGCGGTGATCGAAAAAGTCGAGGTGGTAGAGGGTGAGCTAAAAAACTATCGTAATTTTGAAGTGGTAAAGAGGATAGCAGGCTAAACAGCTGCATGCGAATAAATAACAATCGTTAAATTGTCAACTTTAAAGAAATTTGCCGGACAAACGGCGATCTACGGAATCAGTACCGTTATATCCAGATTTTTAAACTTTATTCTTACCCCTATATATGTCGGTCTATATCCGGCAAAGGTGTATGGGATACTCACAACTTTATTTAGCTGGGCTTCCATTCTTAACGCTATCCTATCCTTTGGCATGGAAACCACGTTTTTTAGATTTTTAAACAAACATGGCAATAAGCGAAAGGTATACAGCAACACTTTTTTTACTGTAGCCGTTGTGGCAGTGGCCTTTACAATAATAGCTCTCTTTGCATCACAGGGTATTGCGCGGTGGATGTACCGTGAAAATGTAGCCAGCCTGGAAGATTACAAGATATTTATAAAGCTTTTCATCTGGATACTTTGTATTGACGCGCTGTCTGTTATTCCTTTTGCGAAATTAAGGGCCGACGGTAGGCCAATAAAATATGCCACCATAAAGCTTATTAATATTTCGTGCTTTGTAGGGATAAACCTGTTCTTCCTTTTTATAGTACCGCTGGCCATTAAGAACGGATGGCCTCTCTCATCCTTCTTTGAGCAATGGTTCAGGCATGCATGGGTCGGGTATGTGTTTATTGCTAACCTGGTAGCAAGTATTGTCACACTGCTGCTGTTGTTGCCGGAACTGCTTCAGCTGACTTTTGACATCGACACCAGGCTTATCAGTGAAATGTTCCTATACAGCTTTCCGGTACTTATTGCTAATCTGTCATTCATAATTAATGAGAATTCTGACAAGCTTTTTCTGGAAAAATTACTACCCGGCGATGTCGCCAGTACGCAGGTGGGTATATACGGCGCCTGCAGCAAAATCGCCATCTTCCTCAGTATTTTTATACAGGCATTCAGACTTGGAGCCGAACCCTTTTTCTTCAGCTACGCTAAAAACCGCAATGCTGGTGAAACGTATGCCAAAATAATGCATTACTTTATAATAGCCATCTCACTGATCTTTGTTGCCCTTGTAGCCAATATAGACCTGTTAAAATATTTCATTCGTTCGCATGATCCTGATCAGCGCATTTTATATTGGTCGGGATTACAGGTAGTACCGGTATTGCTGTTTGGCTATGTAAGCCTGGGCATTTACATGAACTTATCTATCTGGTACAAGCTTTCTGATCAAACGAGATACGGTTTATATATTTCGGGTATCGGAGCGATACTGACCATTGTTCTCAACGTTATTTTCATTCCGAAGTACAGCTATATTGCTTCGGCATGGATTTCGCTTTTCACCTACTTCACCATGATGGTACTGTCGTACATCCTGGGACAAAAGAATTATCCTATACCATATAATTTAAAAAAAGCGTTGCTATATCTTATATTAGCCATACTGACGGTAGTGTTATCCTTCAACGTATTTCAGAGGAACATCATCGCAGGAAACGTTCTTCTGGTGATTTTTGCTGCAATAGCATTTTTTAAAGAGCGAAAGGAACTTTTGCAAATTATGGGGAAAGGCAATGAACGTAGTTAACACAACGCACACCCATCTAAAATAACACATGAATATTAAAGTAATTAATCGTTCGGACAACCCAATGCCTGCATACGAAACGATACATGCAGCAGGAATGGATATCAGGGCTTCTGTAAATGAGGAAGTTTGTATTAAGCCATTTCAACGGGTGCTCATTCCCACTGGTTTATACATCGAATTGCCCGAGGGTTACGAAGCACAGATACGACCACGCAGTGGTTTAGCGTTAAAAAATGGAATCACTGTACTCAACTCGCCGGGAACTATCGACGCAGATTATAGGGGTGAGGTAAAAATCCTCCTGATAAATTTGTCAGATACGGATTTCATGGTACAGAACGGCGACCGGATTGCGCAGATGATCATAGCCAAACATGAACAGGCAGAATGGGTACAGGCTGAAATTTTAAATGAAACAACCAGAGGTACTGGCGGTTATGGACATACAGGAGTTTAAAAATGTTTAAAAGAATTCTTATTTTATTATTGCTGCCAATTTCTGTCACCGTTATGGGGCAGGAGAATAAGGTCGTTACTGTAACCGGAGGTGCATTAACCCAGGTTGACAGCAGCAATGTTAAAAAGAATTTTTATTCAGCACTTCAGAAAAAAACAACCGGAAACATCGAGCAGGCGGCTGATTTATTTCTGAATGTTATAGAAACGGAGCCTCACAATGATGCCGCTCTTTATGAGCTCGGGGCTTTATATCATGCTCAAAATAAAGAAACCGAAGCTGAAGACTTTGCCCTTAGGGCTGTTACTGTAAATTCCGAAAACAAATGGTACTGGCTTCTTCTTTCGGACATTTATAAGAAAAACTCGGACGTAAAAAAACTGGTACCCGTGTTTGACGAACTTATAAGACTCGAACCCGAAAAGGAAAACTACTATTTCGATAAAGCCAACGCTTTATCCTTGCTTAATAAAAGTACCGAAGCCGAAGCCGTTTATCAGGAAATAGAAACCCGGTTTGGACCGTCGGCTGTATTGGATGAGGAACGTAAAAGGTTATCGCTTAAAAAAGAGGACCCTTCAACTGCTATCACGAGACTGGAAAAATCGATAAAGAAAGAGCCAAAAGATATAAATAACTATCTCACTCTCGCTGAACTTTATATTAAAACGGGGAAGCCCGGAAAAGCCCATGATTTGTTAAAGAAGGCGCAGAAGGAAGATCCGGACAACTCTTTCGTTCATCTTCTGCTTTCGGATGTTTACCAGTCTGAGGGAAAAACAGCGGAAGCATTCTCAGAAATAAAGAGAGCTTTTGCAGACAATCATTTACCGATAGACATAAAAGTACAAATAATCCTTTCCTATTTTAATCGCATTAAGGACCCTGCAGTACTTTCGGGCGTTACAGAGCTTGCATTAATTACCACTGAGGCTCATCCCGACGATGCAAAAGCACATGCCCTTTATGGAGATGTGTTATTTCAGGGACAAAAACTTGAGGAAGCCAAACAATCTTATAAGAAAGCGCTGACACTCAACAGGAACGTTTATCTCATATGGGCCCAGTTGCTACAGCTTGAGACTGCGCAGAACAAATTTAAAGAAGTGATTGATGATGGAGAGAGTGCAATAGCTTTGTTCCCTAATGAGCCTGACCTCTATTTCTTTTCGGCCACAGCCTATGCACAGAGTAATAATCACGAAAAGGCAGTTGCTTATTTAAAGAACGCCTTAAACCTGAACCCCAAAAAATGGATACAAGAATCGGATATTTATTCAAGCCTTGGAAATTCCTTACACAGCTTAAAGAAATATAAAGAATCGGACGAAGCCTTTGAAAAGTCACTACAGCTAAATCCCGACAATGTCTACACTTTAAACAATTATGCCTATTATTTATCGTTAAGAGGAGAAGGGCTCGATAAGGCTGCAGAAATGTCGCTCCGGTCAAATGAGCTCAAGCCTGATAACGCATCCTTTGAAGACACTTATGCCTGGGTATTATTTATGCAAAAGAAATATGCCGAAGCGCGGATATGGATAGAAAAAGCTATAAAGAACAATAGTAGTAGCGGTATTCAATACGAACATTATGGGGATATTTTGTTCCACCTGGGAGAAAAGGATTTCGCCGTAGAGCAATGGGAAAAGGCAAAAGGTAAAGGCATCAAATCAGTAACCCTTGAAAAAAAGATCAATGAGAAAAAGTTTTTTGAATAAAATAATCATCATCGCAGGAATTGTTGTGGTATTCGGCTGTAAGGCCAGAAAGGAAGCAGCCCCTATCCCTTCGCCAAAGGAGACTGTAAGCTCAGCTAAACCAGTGTCGGCAACCGAAACAGTATTGAAGAATATTTCAACGGGTCAGTTCGACTTTAAAACTCTTTCTTTAAAAGCCAGGGCTGAATTGAGTATCGGAAACAATAACAACGATGTCGGCATGAATATCCGGATCCGAAAAGATGAAACAATCTGGGTGTCGATAACAGCTATTGCCGGACTGGAAGTCGCACGGGCGCTTATTACTCCCGACAGCATTAAGGTAATGAATCGTCTCGAGGGAATTTATACGGCAAAACCGTTTAGCTATATTTATCAATATGCAAACAGGCAAATTGACTTCAAGGCATTACAGGCCCTGCTCGTTGGGAATGCCATTCCAGGGACAGTGTCGGATCGCTCAGACGCCGAGATCCTGGGAAACCAGGTACGGCTAAGCGGCAACCTGTCGGGCATACTTTATAAGCTTACCTTCAATCCCGACAACAAACTTGTTGAGAACAACCTGAAAGATTCGGCCACTGGCAAGGAACTCTTAGCCGGGTACAGCAATTTTCAGGTTATTGCAGGAATGAAGGTCCCTTCCAGTGTCAGACTTAGCTCTGCGGCACAGAATAAGAGCGTTCTTATAGAGCTTAAATACAATTCTGTATCAATGAACGAGACTATTGAATTCCCTTTCAGTGTTCCCAAAAGATTTCAAGTAAACTAACCGGCGCGCCGGGCTGAATTGAGAATTCGGAAATCAGTTTTCGGTATTTTTATCTAAGTTTGTCTCCATGAGTTTGATTAGGCTATTTCTTTGTTTTGCATTCCTGATTATTGGCGGAAGCGTTTTTGCACAAAGCAGTTCGGAGCTTAAACGGCGCAAGGAGGCATTGACCAGAGAGATTGAGATGCTGAGGCGATCGCAGAGTAAGGTTGCCAGCAGCAAGCGTCTGTCGCTAAAACAAATTAATGCGCTCAATGCACAGATCAGATTAAGAGAAGAAAAGATCCGAACCATTAATTCAGAAATAAGGTTGCTCGACAATCAGATTTCAGAGAACACGAATACGGTTAGATCACTTCAGAGCCAGTTAAAAAAACTAAAGAAGGAATACGCTGCGATGGTGCTTTTCGCTTTTAGAAACCAGAGCGCCTACAGCAAACTGATGTTTATTTTTGCTTCAAAGGATTTCAACCAGGCTTATAAGCGGCTAAAATATCTTCAGCAATTCGGGGATTACAGGCAGAAACAGGCTCAGTATATTGAACAAACACAAAAATCACTTGGAGCCAAAATTGTAGAACTTGATCATAACAAACGGGAAAAAAGCACCTTGCTTAGCGATCAGCAAAATGAAAAGTCAACGCTGGGTAAAGAAAAGAACAATCAGTCGGTTCAGTTAAGCCGGTTAAGCAAACAGGAAAAGCAACTGAGACAGGAACTACTGCAAAAGCAAAAAGAAGTGGCGCGCCTAAACCGGGCTATCCAAAACGCCATCAATAAAGAAATTGAAGAAGAACGGCGAAGAGCTGAGGCTGCGGCCAAAGAAGCTGCAGAAAGAAGCGGAACAACGGCTAAACCTGTTGCGAGCGGATCGGGTGTTCTTGCAGCTACGCCTGAAGCAGCTCGTCTCTCCTCTGATTTCCTTAGTAACCGTGGACGACTGCCATGGCCTGTAAGTGTCGGGACTATTGTTGAACGCTTTGGAAATCACGGATATGGCGTAAACGTTACGGTTGAAAATAACGGCGTGGATATTAAAACCAGCGAAGGAGCTACCGTAAGGGCAGTATTTTCAGGGGAGGTTCGGTCTGTTTATAACATTGGAGGCCAATATGCAGTGCTTATCCGTCATGGTGAGTATTTTACAGTATACTCTAACTTACGGACAGTGAGCGTATCGAAAGGCCAGAAAGTAGCCGTGAAGCAATCCATAGGCACAGTAATTACCGACCCGGTAGATGGCACAACTCAGCTGCATTTTGAAGTGCGGAAGGGCGCGTTGCCGATGAATCCCGAAGGCTGGCTGGCGAATTGAGTTTATGGATATCCGATAAAATAATATTCAACCATTAGCGTTTTAAATACTTATATTTGTATTGATTAACTTAATAGCAAGTCGATGTTGGATTCAATATTGTTATTTCTGAATATGGGTGGACCGGAAATGATGGTGGTATTATTTGCCATCCTGTTGTTGTTCGGCGGCAAAAAGTTACCGGAGTTGGCCAGAGGTCTTGGAAAGGGTATGCGCGAATTCAAAGACGCATCAGAAGGTGTGAAACGTGAAATAAATCGCAATATCAACGCAGTAAATGACGATCTCAGTGTTGATCTTGATAGTAAGCCTTCAGAGGCCCAGAAAAACGAAACTGAACAATCACATATAAATTCATAAATATGTTAAATAGCATTTTACTTATAGCAGGGTTAGGAGCTCCTGAAATCATTATTATTCTCGTTGTTATCCTGCTATTATTTGGGGGACGTAAGATTCCGGAACTGATGCGCGGACTAGGACGCGGCGTGAAGGAATTTAAGGATGCCAAAGACGGTGATTCTTATAAAGAAGGCGATCGACGCGAGTAGTACTCTTCTGAAAACTAGTTTTTAAATAATCTATTAAGCCCCATACATTGCGATTTTGCACTGTATGGGGTTTTTCCATTTCACAGAAATATGTACCTTCACGGCATGGAACATCATTCGTCCCTAAGCGTTGTACAGGCAGGAATCAGAGAGGGTAAACTTAACTTAAGAAACCTTGCGGAAGAATACCTGCAAAGGATTGAGGAGCTAAAGCATTTAAATGCGTTTATTGAAGTATTTAATGATGAGGTACTGCAAAAAGCTTCTGAAATACAGGAAAAGATCCTTGCTGGTAAAGGTGGAAAGCTGGCTGGCTTAATTATAGGAATAAAGGATTTGATCTGCTATCGTCAGCATGGTGTTTCTGCCGGATCCCGAATACTTAAAGATTATGTTTCGGTATTTTCATCCACTGTCGTTGAACGCCTGTTAAAAGAAGATGCCATTATTATAGGAAGACTGAACTGCGACGAATTTGCCATGGGAGGATCGAACGAAAACTCCTGGTTCGGGCCAGTAAAAAACCATGCCGACAATACCAAGGTTTCTGGTGGTTCGTCGGGCGGCTCTGCAGTTGCTGTTCAGGCCGGTCTTTGCATGGCCGCATTAGGCACTGATACCGGCGGATCGGTACGTCAGCCAGCCTCTTTTTGTGGTGTTGTAGGCTTAAAACCTACCTATGGCCGCGTATCACGACATGGTATTGTGGCCTATGCGTCATCGTTCGACCAGGTGGGCCCACTGACCCACTCTGTTGAGGATGCGGCACTTATTCTGGAAGTTATCGCGGGGCACGACGACTACGACAGTACTTCTTCTACTTTACCGGTACCCGCCTATTCAAAGAATCTCAACTTTACTGGCAAAAAGCGAATTGCCTACCTTCCGGAGACCCTGCAAAGTGAGGGCCTGGATCCGGAGGTAAGGGCGCTGACTGAAGCGACTATACAGAAACTAAAAGACGAAGGACATATCGTTGAACCTGTTTCATTTCCGTATCTGGATTATGTAGTGCCCACGTATTACATTATTACCATGGCAGAAGCTTCTTCAAACCTCGCACGGTACGACGGGGTACATTATGGCTATAGAAGTCCGAACGCCGTCGACCTTGAATCAACCTACAAAAAGTCGAGATCGGAGGGCTTTGGAGCAGAAGTTAAACGCCGCGTTATGCTGGGCGCTTTTGTTTTAAGCGCCGGCCATTACGATGCCTTTTACGGCAAAGCTCAGCGCGTGAGGCGACTTATACGTGAGAAGACAGAAGAAATTCTGAATGATTACGATTTTATCATATTACCTACCTCTCCCGGGCCAGCTTTTGGATTAGGTGAAAAAACAGATGATCCTGTAGTTATGTATCTGGCAGATATCTTCACGGTACAGGCGTCGCTTGCCGGAATTCCTGCGATCTCACTTCCATTAGGCAATAATACCCAGGATCTGCCGTTAGGAATACAACTGATTGGAAAACGATTTGGCGAGCCGGAATTGCTGGCTTTTTCAAATTACCTTATAGATGTAACTAAAAATCAGTAATTTAGTATAAAAGGGGAAATCATTTTAACCTGCCTTCGGGCAAAAGAATTAGTATGATGAGAAAAACTACGGCCTCGGCCCTGTTTTTGCTCGCTGGGATGATCACAATATCGTTCTCATCGACAAGCATGGCAGCTACCGGCAGCAAACAGCTATCACAAACAACGGGAAACAATACTGACTCACTAAATTATAAACAATCCCTCCAAATTATTCAGAATAAAATTCCGCTTACGTATAATGAGTACGTTCAAAGGTTCATAGACAGCTATACCACTTCGCAAAAGGCGCGGTTTTCAAAAATGCTGGGACTTTCTAAATATTACTTCCCCATTTATGAAAAAGTATTCAAGGAACGGAATGTTCCTGAGGAATTAAAATATATTTCGGTAATTGAATCATCGCTTAATCCCGATGCCGTCTCGAGAGTGGGAGCAACCGGCCCATGGCAATTTATGTACGGGACTGGAAAAATCTACGGCCTGACAATAGATGATTGGGTAGATGAGCGTAAAGATCCTGTAAAGGCATGTAATGCCGCTGCCAGCTACTTCCTCGACTCTTACTTCTTGTATGACGACTGGCTTCTCGCTATTGCATCCTACAACTGCGGTCGAAATAATATAAAATGGGCGATAGCAAAGGCAGGCGGTAAAAAAGACTTTTGGGCCATACGGGAGTATCTTCCGGTAGAAACGCGCAATTATGTACCGGCGTTTATTGCTACGGCTTATGTAATGACTAATTACTGGAAGCACAATATTAATCCGTCGGAGCCTGATTTTAACATTAACACCGACGTTATTACAGTGAACGCCGCCGTTTCGCTAAAAGATATAGCCAGGGCTGCTAATATTAGTGAGGAAGAGCTAAGTATTCTGAATCCCTCTTTAAAAAAACCGATCATCAACGGCAGCGTAAAAGATCCCAAAAACCTCATTATCCCCGTTACGAAGCAACTTTCGTATAACACTTTATATGAAGTACTGAACGGTGCCTGGGATGGCAAAGCAAGCGTTATGAACGCTTCATATAGTGCTGAGGGGAGCCGTGGCGGACAAATAAGTCATAAAGTAAAACCCGGTGAAACAATTCTGGATGTCGCCAATCAATACGGCACAGAAGTCCAGGACATAAAAGTTTGGAACAATCTAAAGACATCTGCAGTTGTACCCGGACAGGTTATAAAAATATTATCCCCTAAGATCACTCCCTCTGTTGTGAAGAAAGAGAGCACTACCGGCAATGGTTACATTACTTATGAAGTAAAGCAGGGCGACACACTTTCCTCAATAGCGCAAAAGTTTGACGGAGCCACTGAAGAAGAGATCAGGGTGATCAATCAGCTCAAACATGCCTCAGCTGTTAAGCCGGGGATGATCCTCAAAATAATGGGAGGCTAATTTTACTGTACAGGCGTAATAGTAAGTTCTACCCTTCTGTTTTTTGCACGGCCTTCAGGAGTACGATTGTCGGCAATAGGCTTTGTATCGCCGTATCCGGTTGTACTTATACTGCTTTCCGTAAGACCATGGCTTACTAATGTTGCTTTTACAGATACGGCTCTTTTTTCGGAAAGCCATTTATTATACTCCGGGGTTCCAGTTTTATCAGAATGTCCTTCTATCACTATTTTAACGTCTCCCTGCTGCTTGATCACCTCAGCCAACTTCTTAATATCTGCCTTCGCCTTCTCTGTAAGATAGGATGAATTAGTCGGAAAAAGAATCTCTGAATCAAAAGTGACTTTTATACTCTGTTCAGATCTTACAACCTGGGTATTGGGAAGTTTATTACGATAGGCATCATACTGAACATCACTTGCAGGCTGCGAAGCAACTGAACTATCAGCGATATTTTTTTTGCTTTTGCATGAAAGCAGCACCGTACAAGTAACAAGCACTGCATAAAAGAAGGGTCTTATCATGAGTAAATTGTGTGTTAAAGATGACAGATACGGGTAAAGATATAAATTTTCGCGTTATTCGCTTCTGAAACCAAAGGTGTACGTAGAGCACCAGCGATTGTAATCTGCCTTTTCCGCCGGCGCTATGTTAATAACCTTTATCATCCAGTCGCCAGAGCGGTTAAGCTTAATATAAATCTTGCCGTCTTCGTCGCTGATGCTTTCAGACGGAAAAACAGTACCATTAAGTGTCTTGGTGTATACTTCGGCCCTGATCTTAGCTAAAGGTTTCCCTTTAAACAATATCTGCGCAGTCAAATCCTCTCCATATTTCAATTTATACGGGTTCTGAAGCAGCACAAGTTCCAGATCGTGTCCCGTTTTTTCACTATATTCATTACCCGAAGGCTTTGCTGCCATCAATAAGGTCTTCAAAGCGAATATGTTGTTTATACTCATCTCCTCTTTATCACTCACTTTTCCAGACAGCTCTGGAAACCCTTCATCTGATAGTTGCCTGATAACATCTTCTCTATCTATTTCAGATTCGGATAATTCCTTTTTTGCGGTCACCATACATAATCCAGAGTTGTTCAGCTGAACCGATAAATGGCTCTCGGCGTCCTTATTCGCAGAAAGAAGGTTTATGGGTTTTCCACCGGCATATAAAGATGCGTCAGCAAGCTGTGAGACAGGTAATTTCTTCGCTTTAACGGTGTCGAACCCTTTCCCGTAAAAAACTCCAACATCTGTCATCTGCCCCTTTTCAGGAAAAAATCCGCCAGGCATGAGGTAATAGCTTTGCGCATTAAGCAGATTAAACGAACATGTCAGTAACAACGAGCAGATCAGGTATTTCATATTATATTTTCTATCCTCAAACTTACAAAGTTTATCAGGCGCATAAAACTCAATCTAATATTATTTTAGTTAAAAAGCGTTAATATTTACACTAGAGTTATACTAAATTGAGCCAGAACGCACAGTATGAACTTTTTACTATACAGCGGTGTCCTGTTTTACAGGTAAAACCCGTCAGTCCGCCCCGCGCTTATTCGTGGCACGGAATTTATTTATCTAAGTAGATATTCTACGATATGAAAAAGACAGGAATAGTGCTGGGAGCCATTATAGCAATTATTCTCTTTATAATTTCATGTGATAAGCTCAAGTCGGACCACCCGCAGGCAAGTATCGAGATGCCTGGGGAGAAGACATTAAGTGCAACTGACATTCAGGCGTATGCCGATTCTGTGAATCTTCTTCTTCCGCAACTTGAAAAGCAGGAAAGCCTGGTCTATTCATTACGGGATTATTCATTTCAGGTAGCTAAATATACGGAGAACGGAAAACCACTTTTATTCGTCGAAAAGGGGAGAAATGGAGAGTCGGGAATTATTGAAAAGATGTTCTATATTAAGGACGGCAAGCTCCTCCTTTATTCTGAGATGAATAAAACAACACATTCAAATTCGGAGCCCATCACTCTCACTAATATTTATTTCAGGAATAATATTGCTTTTTATGCGGAACAAAAAAAGGCAAGTTCGGAAGCCACACTAAAAACTGCCGCCTTCAAAAAGGCTGAACCCCAACACAAAGAGTTGTACAGCGATCTCAAACACATGGAAGATGCGTTAAAGCAAAAAGGTAAATTCGATCTGGTATTTGATGGTATCACAGAATACCCCAAAGCACGGTATTTAATAATGAGCAAAAATGAGTATAACGCATATCGTGCAGTTATTCGTGTGATAAAAACTGACGACTTCATCCGCGAGCTATCAAGCAATCCTTCAAGATATACCGGCTCTAAGCTTGATATCGACTGGACGACGAATAACGATGATGAAATGGTTTACGTAAACGGCCGTATAAAACGGGATTAAGCCTGCAAAGGGTAAACTTCGGCCATTGGATTAAAAAGGTATAGTCTTCCGGTATGTATCTCGAGGCAACGGTAACGTTTCCTCAGAAGCGTTTCCTTCTGGAACGTTCTGCCGTCCTTTAACCTGAATACCGTCTTAAAGGGAAGGCTCTCTACAGTGCTCGAGGCACTTTCTTTGTCGTATTTTTTCAATGCTCTCAAAAGAGTAATATTACTACAGCTGGACGCGGAAGGATTTTCAAGATAGGATACGATAGCGAACCTGAGATCTTCAGGAAAAATGTGACTATCGAAGAACGGCTGCATCATCCTTTTAAAGTTCTTCTTCCATTCAGTACCATGCGGCTTCACCCGCCCCTGATGTTCCTTCCACGTTAAAAGATGAGCAAATTCATGCACTGTAGTGACAAGGAATGCATAGGGATTAAGATCATAATTAACTGATATGCGATGCCCCTCTCCCTTTTGCGGTGGCCTGTAATCACCAAATCTTGTATTTCTCGCCTTCGATATCTTAAAATCACATTTAAAATAGTCTATCCAACGCGAAATTAAGGGCGCCGCACCGTCCGGAAGATATTTTGAAAGAATCTTCACTTTATCCATAAAAAGCAGAATTACTTTAGAAGGTTAAAGACTATAAAGCTTGCAATATAAGCGAGGGCGGTCATATAAGCAAACTGAATAAGAGGCCATTTCCAGCTTTTTGTTTCCCGGTAAACCACAGCCAGAGTACTCATGCATTGCATGGCAAATGCATAAAAAATCATTAACGAAAAGGAGGAAGCAAGGGTAAATACGGGCAACCCTGTTTCAGGGTTTCTGGCCTGCCTCATCTTATCTGTCACCGACGAAATATGCGAATCATCATTATTTACACTATAAATTGTTGCCATGGTACCTACAAATACTTCGCGTGCAGCAAAAGAGGTTATAAGGGCGATGCCGATCTTCCAGTCATAACCAAGCGGCACTATGGCAGGTTCAATAGCTTTCCCTATTACACCGGCGAATGACGTCTCGAGCAGTTCTGAAGAACGATGCAGCTCGAGTTCATCCGGACTATACTTATTAATGTATTCAGCAGAACTATATTTCTTTTCGATGGCAGCATGTTTTCCCGGCGGACCATATGTTGCCAGTACCCACAGAACAATTGAGATGGCGATAATCACCTTTCCTGCCTCGACAACAAAGGTTTTAACCTTTTCATACATGGTAAGTAATACGTTATCCCAGCGCGGCAACCGATACACAGGGAGCTCCATAATAAAATAACCCTTCTCGCGCGCCCGCAACAGATATTTCATCACCCAGGCTACAAAAATGGCCGTT from Arcticibacter tournemirensis includes these protein-coding regions:
- a CDS encoding murein hydrolase activator EnvC family protein, with translation MSLIRLFLCFAFLIIGGSVFAQSSSELKRRKEALTREIEMLRRSQSKVASSKRLSLKQINALNAQIRLREEKIRTINSEIRLLDNQISENTNTVRSLQSQLKKLKKEYAAMVLFAFRNQSAYSKLMFIFASKDFNQAYKRLKYLQQFGDYRQKQAQYIEQTQKSLGAKIVELDHNKREKSTLLSDQQNEKSTLGKEKNNQSVQLSRLSKQEKQLRQELLQKQKEVARLNRAIQNAINKEIEEERRRAEAAAKEAAERSGTTAKPVASGSGVLAATPEAARLSSDFLSNRGRLPWPVSVGTIVERFGNHGYGVNVTVENNGVDIKTSEGATVRAVFSGEVRSVYNIGGQYAVLIRHGEYFTVYSNLRTVSVSKGQKVAVKQSIGTVITDPVDGTTQLHFEVRKGALPMNPEGWLAN
- a CDS encoding Sec-independent protein translocase subunit TatA/TatB, producing MLDSILLFLNMGGPEMMVVLFAILLLFGGKKLPELARGLGKGMREFKDASEGVKREINRNINAVNDDLSVDLDSKPSEAQKNETEQSHINS
- the tatA gene encoding twin-arginine translocase TatA/TatE family subunit, whose amino-acid sequence is MLNSILLIAGLGAPEIIIILVVILLLFGGRKIPELMRGLGRGVKEFKDAKDGDSYKEGDRRE
- the gatA gene encoding Asp-tRNA(Asn)/Glu-tRNA(Gln) amidotransferase subunit GatA, which gives rise to MEHHSSLSVVQAGIREGKLNLRNLAEEYLQRIEELKHLNAFIEVFNDEVLQKASEIQEKILAGKGGKLAGLIIGIKDLICYRQHGVSAGSRILKDYVSVFSSTVVERLLKEDAIIIGRLNCDEFAMGGSNENSWFGPVKNHADNTKVSGGSSGGSAVAVQAGLCMAALGTDTGGSVRQPASFCGVVGLKPTYGRVSRHGIVAYASSFDQVGPLTHSVEDAALILEVIAGHDDYDSTSSTLPVPAYSKNLNFTGKKRIAYLPETLQSEGLDPEVRALTEATIQKLKDEGHIVEPVSFPYLDYVVPTYYIITMAEASSNLARYDGVHYGYRSPNAVDLESTYKKSRSEGFGAEVKRRVMLGAFVLSAGHYDAFYGKAQRVRRLIREKTEEILNDYDFIILPTSPGPAFGLGEKTDDPVVMYLADIFTVQASLAGIPAISLPLGNNTQDLPLGIQLIGKRFGEPELLAFSNYLIDVTKNQ
- a CDS encoding LysM peptidoglycan-binding domain-containing protein is translated as MMRKTTASALFLLAGMITISFSSTSMAATGSKQLSQTTGNNTDSLNYKQSLQIIQNKIPLTYNEYVQRFIDSYTTSQKARFSKMLGLSKYYFPIYEKVFKERNVPEELKYISVIESSLNPDAVSRVGATGPWQFMYGTGKIYGLTIDDWVDERKDPVKACNAAASYFLDSYFLYDDWLLAIASYNCGRNNIKWAIAKAGGKKDFWAIREYLPVETRNYVPAFIATAYVMTNYWKHNINPSEPDFNINTDVITVNAAVSLKDIARAANISEEELSILNPSLKKPIINGSVKDPKNLIIPVTKQLSYNTLYEVLNGAWDGKASVMNASYSAEGSRGGQISHKVKPGETILDVANQYGTEVQDIKVWNNLKTSAVVPGQVIKILSPKITPSVVKKESTTGNGYITYEVKQGDTLSSIAQKFDGATEEEIRVINQLKHASAVKPGMILKIMGG
- a CDS encoding OmpA family protein, with the translated sequence MIRPFFYAVLVTCTVLLSCKSKKNIADSSVASQPASDVQYDAYRNKLPNTQVVRSEQSIKVTFDSEILFPTNSSYLTEKAKADIKKLAEVIKQQGDVKIVIEGHSDKTGTPEYNKWLSEKRAVSVKATLVSHGLTESSISTTGYGDTKPIADNRTPEGRAKNRRVELTITPVQ